The nucleotide window GATACAATGTTACCTTGAAGGCAGAGGATAAACAAATGTATGGCAACATTggcaaggaaaaaaaattattttaggaTTTTAGAGCACAAACCTAGGAATGACAGATGGTCATGATATATGGCCAAACATGTTCAAGGATAGAAAAATCTAAAACAAGTCGACAATTCCCTCCTACTCAAGATGCATCCATGGAAACAAATATAAGGGGTAGCATAAAGTGTTGAAAATGATTCATTTAGACACACAAAGGCCCATTTATTAATTCACATCAGAACCCTATCTCTCCCTTCCTATGAAAGGCTGATATAAGGGAAAAATAAACACAACTTCTGATTTTCAAAGACAGTTGAACCTTGTGACCTTTCACCAAGTAATTCAACTTAACTACCAAATCATCTGTTGAAAATCACGAATCCACGAAAATAAACAATGCTTATTGAAAACTTTAGGCTTCTAAATTTCATaaccaagaaacaaaaaagcTTAACGCCACAATGTAACAAAGCAACCCAGCTGAACAACATTATTCCACTAATCCAATGATTTATAAAAGGtggataataataataatatacctTCCCAAGGCATAGGCATAATGCAACCCTTTGCAGCTCTCCACCAGAAAGATTCAGAACTTCTTGATCCATTAATTGTTCAATAAGAAGAGGTTTCATCACATCTGACATGAATTGGGGGTGAGTATATGAATCACGAATTTTTGAATGTAACAAGGCTCTGACAGTGGATGGAAACTTTGGGCTGATTTTCTGGGGCTTGTAAGAAACATTGAATTCAGGTATTTCCACATCGGAATCTTCCACAGTATCAGGTTTCAATAGACCAGCCTGAAAATTGGGCATATGCTAACTCAACATCCAAAGCTGCAAAGTAATTATGactgaagaaaaagaaatgaaaaataaagaatACCAGCATACGGATGAATGTTGTCTTCCCTGTTCCATTCTCTCCCAGCATTACAATAATCTGAGAATCAGTAAATTCGCCTTCAACCGCACGAAGCCTGAAGTTTCCCTGAGTTTTAGTCATTGATGGGTATTTATATCGTGCATATGTATCGATTTCTTCAGCACTTTCCTGTGGAGTCTCAGCAACCTGGTAAAGACAACAAAGTAAATCACAAAGCAATGATAAGTCAAAGGAGTCTTTCTGTTTTTTCCAGTTGCAAGTCAAAAAAAGAGCATTTCATGGACAAATTTATAATCTTGCCTTGAAGGTCAGAGATACATCCCGGAACCTAAGATTCTCTGTAGGAACAAATCCAGCCAAGAAGATGTTGATTCCTTCTCTAACTGAGAAAGGAAGAGTTACAACTCCATATGCACCCGGTTTCCCATATAAACAGCAAATGAAGTCTGATAAGTAATCCAAGACACTAAGATCATGCTCCACAACTATTACATAGCTGAAAATAAGAGAATATGACTATTAGCTAAATATGCAGACAATCAAGAAATGGAATCCAACAAAACCATGCAATTCAATTTTgaggaaagaagagaaaatacgAAATTAAACCTATTAGGCCTGAGCAAAGATCGGACAACTTGGGCAGCTTTAAGCCTCTGTTTGACATCAAGATAACTTGATGGTTCGTCAAACATATATATCTCTGCATTCTGTATGGCAACGACAGCAATGGCGAACCTTTGAAGCTCCCCACCTGATAAATCCCCTACCTTACGCTCTATAACCTGGTTCAGCTCAAGATCAGCACATAATTTTTCCTTCATATCCCTCTCATCTTTCTGACTGAGCACCTCCCCAACATTCCCTTGAACTGCTTTTGGAATGTGATCGACATACTGGGGCTTTATAATGGCCTGTTAAGTAAAAAGAATATTAAGCAAATTAGcaagaaaaacaaatttaacatGAGACAATATACTGGTTAGAGACAAGAAACGATGGCCAAGATATAGCCACAACACAACAGGTAAAATTATATTCATTTAAAAACTAAACTCATTTCCAATTTAGTACGAAAGGTTATGGACAGCAAAATTAAATGGTACCTTCAAATTATCTTCCAGGATACGGGTGAAAAAATTCTGCAACTCAGATCCTCTAAAGTAGGTCAAGATTTCCTGCCAATCTGGAGgattctgcaaaaaaaaaaaaaaaaaaccatctagATAAGATAATCGAAGAATGCACCAAACAAGTTTGAAACATAATAAACTTGTCAAAGAAGGGGAATTTGTGTAAGGAGTCTTACTTTGAAACGACCTAAATTTGGTTTCAACTTTCCACCCAAAACTTTGAGGGCAGTTGACTTCCCAATGCCGTTTGTTCCAACCAAACCAAGAACTTGACCTGGCCTAGGGACTGGTAACCTGAAATTACAAAATTTATGTTATCACAAACCACATAAATGCTCAAACGATCACTTCCCAATAATGTGGTAAGGAGCTAACCTGTGTAGCTTGAAAGTGTTAGGCCCATAGCGATGGGTTGTATCTTTGTCTAAATCCTTTGGCAAGTTAATGATTTGGATTGCTTCAAATGGGCATTTCTGCATCATCAGATGGTACATAGTCCAATTAATGCCTTTAAAACACAACTATTGCAGATAAAAAGACAACTGACAGTAACAGCACTTCTTACAGACCTTAACACAAATACCACATCCAATGCACAATTCTTCTGAGATGAAAGCAATCTTGGATGCAGGGGTAACCTCGACACATAGTTTACCTGCATATAGACCGATTAGTAGTGTGTATGTTTGTAGCACTACAGGACAAAAAACATAATAATACTAATtccggttacaataaaaaagtgCTCATTAACAGAAAAGCAAACATAGTTGGTATGATAATGCATAACAGGAACTCACCAACAGAAACATTAAATCTATTTGGAGCTGTCTCATATTATGCAAGAGCTCATGCCTGTATTTTTAGTAACCTTTAATACAAGCTTTCCTTGATTTTATCTACCAATAATCTCTTTTAGTGGAAAGTTTTGAGCATAATTAAAATTTCTGAGTGTTTCTCCTTGCAGGAGGCATTCCATTACCTTTATTTCCTTTCATCATAAGTAGCTTTCACGACCACATTTGAATACAAATAATATGACTCAAGATAAATACCAAGTTAcatgataataataatataaaaaaaagggggtGACAAATCCAAGTAATCAAGAACCGTGCATCTTAGAAACCCTACAGAAAATATAATAGCAAGATCATAATTCAAGAAACAAGAAAAGATTCTATTGTTTTcattagaaataaaaaacaaaacaaaccatTATCTGAGTAATTCAATTAATCCAGATATTTAATTCCTTTATGATATCAACAGACATATACACACATATTATTACATAAACAAAATGGAAATGATATAAGTGAGAAGAGGTAACTATAACATACCAGTGATGACAACAGGACAGCTCCTCTTGCATTCCTGGCGGCACTTCTTGGGTTTGCATCTGTCGGAGCTCACAATAGCTATGCGGGTCAATCGGTCTGACATCTCCTAATCTTCTTCTATCCACAGTAAATCCACGGATCAAATTAAGCAAAGATCAAATGGACACAGACTGAACAATAATCAAACTAAAGGTGCTTACGGGCCGGAAACTAATCAAATTTGGGCAAAACTAAATCCAACGCAAGCTGGCTAGTATATTAATTTTGCAACCAATCCAACCTAATTTCAGTACCCAAAGCTCAGAAGCAACCCAACATCTAAAACCAAACGCCTGAATATGTTTACAGGTATAAAAAATAATCCCCAATAGCATGAATTTCAACATTACTGAAAATCAAATCCctaatttcaccaaaatccccAACAATCACAAATTCACAAATCAAGTCCCCTCctttacatataaaaaaatacCCAAATATCACAATCAAAAGCTGATTCTTTTACACAATTCGAAGCTCGAAAGGTGAATCTTTAACACAAATCTCAATCGCAAGCTAAAGGAAAGTACCTTGTTTGACAAGAGGAGAAAATGGAGGAGAAGCTTGAGTCGGATCAGCTGGCAGCTGCAAGTAGAGGAGTGGTAGAAATACACTGAACACTGACGGAGAACACGAAGCCGATCAAACGGCGATGGCGACGGAGACTGAGACTGAAAAAGgaaagctagagagagaaagagagaggataGAGGGCGAGTGACGGTTAAGTGTAGGGAGAGGCAGGTGTGGGAATCGCTTGAGAGTCGGACGGTGGGAGGGAATGGTTCTGTTCATACCCAACTATTGACTGTTCACACCCAGAAgttaaaagacaaaaaaaaattagggcaTGTTaattgaatccaactttttaaactcaaaaataattttcaagttttatgtCTTAAAAGCTTGTTTAGTAtgattattttcaaaaactggactcaagattaattaaaaaatatagtctattatctaaaaacataaaaaatgagttttaagagcttttaaacttaaactcacttatttcttttctttccctcctcccctcactccaaatctctctctctatctcttttttttttttttttacatttctcGTCTTTCATTCTATCcactctcttcattctctcgtTTTTTtctcactcctcttcctctttaTCTCGTCTgatcttctctcttctttctttttcattcaatcatttcttactttcttttctcctctctcctctttctccctctcctatGACTCCCTCTTTTTAGATatctttgtctagtttaagtagtaagatttaaaatttttaaatcgcaaaccaatcaagttttttaatattaaagaaaattgtttcaagagatgttcttaagaaatgttttgagaaatgataaaaaatttcaaataggataccaaacaggcatgtacttttccatatattttctagaatttataaattttattgtttgattAACTTAAGACCAATTCCTTGgagtaaaattcaaattttaggttctaaattTATCTCAACTTACTCTAATATTTGgggcaaatatgagttttaatccAAAACTCATTTCGGGGACAAATTTAGTGTAGGATTTACCTGAGTTAGTGAGGTTGGCccaccatatatgtatatattttttttagttttatatttataaatttattgaatcTAACTGTTAAAATCTAGTATGATCAAATCCaatgataaaaaaatgatataacggtctaaatttaaatccaacggctaaagtaattaaaaaaagtcTTTTATGTGTTTTATATGCTTTCATAATGTTccacgagtttcatggtgtcggtttagtgattttttcaatatatatcagaatctaaatatttttaggccaaaatgttcacaaaattaaattaggatagtctacataattttttttctttttaaagttactttaagaaaaaaaagtctaaattcattctttaatcatCTCGagctaaaaatttaacccataAGGGTTGAGGAGAAAAACTGTTTCtcaattaaaacctaaattttctgggttaaaaattttaggttttaacccaaagATTGGAAATGGTTTAAAAGAACACTACAATTTAaatacggaatttgttatttttaaactctcacgcatagaaattagaaaatgacacttatttacatagaatttaaacttggggattggaggtcccaaattccaagtttttttccacGCATAAATTCTAGCTATATTTATAAATCCAAACAAAgaaattggtgcatgtcaatttataaattatgatgtttgtccaaattccaagtttatttcccaCATCCAAACATAGTATAACACACTCATCAGTACGTCCAAACCCTTACTGCACATATACATGTAATCGTACTAGTCCACTTTATCCAATATTCAATCTTGATCTCctgcacattttttttctttaatgaaaTGATAGTAGATTCTCATTCATAAAGAGAAGTCATTACAAAGGCCAATTAAGGCAGGGGAAGTCATCAAAAAGGGTGTCCATAATTATACTCAGTGAGAGATCCAACCAAacatacaaacaacaacaacaacaacaaagccttttcccactaagtggggtcggctatatgaatcttagaacgccattgcgctcggttttgtgtcatgtcctccgttagatccaagtactctaagtcttttcttagagtctcttccaaagttttcctaggtcttcctctaccccttcggccctgaacctctgttccgtagtcacatcttcgaaccggagcgtcattcggccttctttgcacatgtccaaatcaccggagccgattttctctcatctttcctacaatttcggctactcctactttacctcggatatcctcattcccaatcttatcctttctcgtgtgcccacacatcccacgaagcatcctcatctccgctacacccattttgtgtacgtgttgatgcttcactgcccaacattctgtgccatacaacatcgctggccttattgccgtcctataaaattttcccttgagcttcagtggcctacgacggtcacacaacacgccggatgcattctaacacttcatccatccagctcgtattctatggttgagatctccatctaattctccgttctcttgcaagatagatcctaggtagcgaaaacggtcgctttttgtgatcttcgctagattgttccggtcattagtgtggataagtatataaatggatagagataggaaagcaaacacaagatgtacgtggttcacccatattggctacgtccacggaatagaagagttctcattaattgtgaagggtttacacaagtacataggttcaagctctcctttagtgagtacaagtgaatgatttagtacaaatgacattaagaaatattgtgggagaatgatctcgtaatcacgaaacttctaagtatcggagtgtggagtcgtcttgacttgccttatctgtctcataggtagatgtggcatcttctctggaagtactcttcctccatccaggggtggtatctttaactggtggagatgcacaaggtaatgtatcaatttcacttgaagcttacttgtagtttcaggcttggtcaagcgcgatacaaaccatgtagtaggagtcccccaagtcgccgagctagggggtctgctgaaagaggtgacagacaaggtaagcaatcagagctccgattgattgttcaccttctcctcatcttgcagcagcatgaaggataaagagaagaaaaatgagaagagatgatatgagatacttttgcttttgaagaagtaactttccacaggcttattcttgaactgagctggagggttttctggtttcctccagagtataaggccgactgaagaatttgagggtcaaaacaagtccatcaaatctagagtacgttccaccctgctgatatgggatacttttgcttttgacagagtaatggatgtatcggcacgtgtgctgttacgcttgtctccacatgcttccttgtatccttcgcacttgccctatctgttcctcaagcagatgcggaatcttccctggaaacataagatgttgaagatgagtactcgagagcaatgccaggtaagtaatcaggtaaggggttccaggcagtcagttcttggctggaagcttgattccaagtgctgactgattgctctctttctccttgtcttgcaggtaaaaacaaggccaaaggaaaagacagggaaaaagcatgatatgggatactcttgcttttaaccctgatgatatgagatattcttgctctagtatagcttgtttgcagaggtattatcggggggaaagaaagctgaatatttcgaaaggcttcgttgggagtgccctctcagatatgatgaagggttgagcatttttgcaggtctgcctgtccgttggggatggaggttgacatatataggagtctccctaacaagtagtaatgctattcctttaccctgcttggtcatagcacggtagtgggagctgtcagtttcacatgttttaactctgtcagagcactttgaaaaagtggtctgtggtatctggctctcgagattcggagaacgatgcctcttcgatttttgagaaagcaatcatgctgggggtctggctctcgagattcggagagcagtgtctcttcggttgatacacagggactttccaattatccagcaatggtactgttcctttaccctctcttcgattttgagaaagtagtcatgttgggagtctggctctcgagattcggaggacggtgcctcttcgattttggagcaagcaatcttgttgggagtgttttctcgaatgtgagtaaaggttgggcatgtttgctagtctaccttgccacgaagcacagaggttgacacacagggagtttccaattatccagcagtggtactgttcctttacccttgtgggtaataatatggtagctagaccttcaaaatttatgtgtctaaactttgttagtgttgcttctttgctattcttttacctttcttggtcagagcgatgtagtgggagctgcaagcttcacgtgctcaactttggcagagaactttggcaaagttatctgtggtacccatgagctattgttgcgtgtgggaagtgggtgattgaacagtaagattcatgtgctttctacttcaccagaagtcttcgacagaatgcccataatttctgcaaagctgagtgtgcgtgtgacaggtgctgacaaggctagaaaagtaggtgcctcttcgatttctgagatcggccctcgtggtctctgagcagcccagcttttgagaaagcgagcgcctcttcgattgattcgaagaacgatgcctcatcgatttttgagaaagcagtcacgctgggggtctggctctcgaagattcggggagcagtgtctcttcgatttttgagaaagtaatcatgttgggagtctggctctcgagattcggagggcggtgcctcttcgattttggagcaagcaatcttgttgggagtgttttctcgaatgtgagtaaaggttgggcatgtttgctaatctaccttgccacgaagcatagaggttgacacacagggactttccaattatccagcaatggtactgttcctttaccctctcttcgatttttaagaaagtagtcatgttgggagtctggctctcgagattcggaggacggtgcctcttcgattttggagcaagcaatcttattgggagtgttttctcgaatgtgagtaaaggttgggcatgtttgctagtctaccttgccacgaagcacagaggttgacacacagggactgtccaattatccagcagtggtactgttcctttacccttgtgggtaataatatggtagctagaccttcaaaatttatgggtctaaactttgttagtgctgtttctttgctattcttttacccttcttggtcagagcgatgtagtgggagctgcaagcttcacgtgctcaactttggcagagaactttggcaaagttttctgtggtacccatgagctattgttgcgtgtgggaagtgggtgattgaacagtaagattcatgtgttttctacttccccagaagtcttcgacagaatgcccataatttccgcaaagctgagtgtgcgtgtgacaggtgctgacaaggctggaaaagtaggtgcctcttcgatttctgagatcggccctcgtggtctctggggagcccagcttttgagaaagcgagcgcctcttcaatttctgagaccagccttcgtggtctttgagcagcccaacttttgagaaagcaaacgcctcttagatttctgagatcaaccctcgtgatctctaagcagcccagcttttgagaaagcaaacgcctcttcgatttctgagcaggcgcctcttcgatttctgaagctccgtcgagtgcagatttttataagggctggcattaagttccaaagcacacttgaatctccaccagtagaagcttcattcttgcacttctaagatcttgatttgtccgacctcttctctcttcaacacctttgaaaatgtctggcccctccgaccgtcgttttgacttgaaccttgttgaagaggcagccccgccttctccagacaacatatggcgcctatccttcgtctcccctactggtcctcttaccgttggggattccgtgatgaagaatgatatgaccgctgcggtggtggccaggaaccttctcactcccaaagataacagactactttccaaacggtctgatgagttagctgttaaggattcgctggctctcagtgttcagtgtgcaggttctgtgtctaatatggcccaacgcctatttgctcgaacccgccaagttgaatcattggcggctgaagtgatgagtctcaaacaggagattagagggctcaagcatgagaataaacagttgcaccggctcgcacatgactatgctacaaacatgaagaggaagcttgaccagatgaaggaaactgatggtcaggttttacttgatcatcagagatttgtaggtttgttccaaaggcatttattgccttcgtcttctggggctgtaccgcgtaatgaagctccaaatgatcaacctctgatgcctcctccttctagggttctgtccagtactgaggctccaaatgatccccctccggtgccttctctttctggggctctaccgactgctgagacttctcctaagcaacctttgtgaaggctccctcttgtgtgtttattttgactcatgtatatgtacatatttgtagcttatcggggatatcaataaataagctttccttcatttcaacgtattgtgttaaatacaccaaagccttcttcactaagttctttgaattttcttttgttgaagcttgtatgttgaagctttctgagtggagcatgtaggttggggtagtgttcccttaattttccgagtgaggaaaacttctcggttggagacttggaaaatccaagtcactgagtgggatcggctatatgaatcttagaacgccattgtgctcgatcctgtgtcatgtccttcgttagatccaagtactctaagtcttttcttagagtctcttccaaagttttcctaggtcttcctctaccccttcggccctgaacctctgtcccatcgtcgcatcttctaatcggagcgtcagtaggccttctttgcacatgtccaaaccaccgtaaccgattttctctcatctttccttcaatttcagctactcctactttaccccggatatcctcattcctaatcttatcctttcttgtgtgcctacacatccaacgaagcatcctcatctccgctacacccattttgtgtacgtgttgatgtttcaccgcccaacattctgtgccatacagcatcgccggccttattgccgtcctataaaattttcccttgagcttcagtggcatacggcggtcacataacacgccggatgcactcttccacttcatccatccagcttgtattctatggttgagatctccatctaattctccattcttttgcaagatagatcctaggtaacgaaaacggtcgctctttggtatttcttgatctccgatcctcacccctaactcgttttggcctccatttgcactgaacttgcactccatatattctgtctttgatcggcttaggcgaagacctttagattccaacacttctctccaaaggttaagctttgcatttaccccttcctgagtttcatctatcaacactatatcgtctgcgaaaagcatacaccaaggaatatcatcttgaatatgtcttgttaactcatccattaccaacgcaaaaaggtaaggacttaaggatgagccttgatgtaatcctacagttatgggaaagctttcggtttgtccttcatgagttcttacggcagtctttgctccttcatacatatcctttatagcttggatatatgctactcgtactcatttcttctctaaaatcctccaaagaatgtctcttgggaccctatcatacgctttttccaaatctataaagaccatgtgtaaatcctttttcccatctctatatctttccatcaatcttcgtaagagatagattgcctccatggttgagcgccctggcatgaacccgaattggttgtccgaaacccgtgtctcttgcctcaatctatgctcaatgactctctcccagagcttcattgtatgactcattagcttaatacccctatagttcatgcaattttgtacgtcgcccttattcttgtagataggcaccaaagtgctcgttcgccactcatttggcatcttcttcgttttcaaaatcctattgaaaggtcagtgagccatgttatacctgtctctcccaaaagtttccacacttcgattggtatatcgtctgggcctattgcttttttatgcttcatcttcttcaaagctacaaccacttcttccttccggattcgacgataaaaagagtagtttctacactcttctgagttactcaactcccctaaagaagcactcatttcatgtccttcattgaaaagattatgaaaataacctctccatctgtctttaaccgcgttctctgtagcaagaacctttccatcctcatccttgatgcacctcacttggtttaggtcccttgtcttcttttcccttgctctagatagtttatagatatccaactctccttctttggtatctagtcgtttatacatatcgtcgtaagccgctaacttagcttctctgacagctttcttcgcctcttgcttcgcttttctatacctttcaccattttcatcggtcctctccttgtataaggctttacaacattccttcttagccttcacctttgtttgtacctcctcattccaccaccaagattccttttggtgtggggcaaagcccttggactctcctaatacctcttttgctacttttcggatacaactagccatggaatcccacatttggctagcttccccctctctatcccacacacattgggtgattaccttctctttgaaaatgacttgtttttcttcttttagattccaccatctagtccttgggcacttccaagtcttgttcttttgtcttactcttttgatatgtacatccatcaccaacaagcgatgttgattagccacgctctctcctggtataactttgcaatccttacaagttatacgatcccctttcctcattagaagaaaatctatttgtgtttttgacgacccactcttgtaggtgatcacatgttcttctctcttcttaaagaaggtgttggctaagaagagatcatatgccattgcaaaatccaagatagcttccccatcctcgtttctctccccaaaaccatggccaccatgaaaacctccatagttgcctgtctccctgcccacgtgtccatttaaatctcctcctataaataacttctccgtttgAGCAATT belongs to Malus sylvestris chromosome 17, drMalSylv7.2, whole genome shotgun sequence and includes:
- the LOC126611380 gene encoding ABC transporter E family member 2-like; this encodes MSDRLTRIAIVSSDRCKPKKCRQECKRSCPVVITGKLCVEVTPASKIAFISEELCIGCGICVKKCPFEAIQIINLPKDLDKDTTHRYGPNTFKLHRLPVPRPGQVLGLVGTNGIGKSTALKVLGGKLKPNLGRFKNPPDWQEILTYFRGSELQNFFTRILEDNLKAIIKPQYVDHIPKAVQGNVGEVLSQKDERDMKEKLCADLELNQVIERKVGDLSGGELQRFAIAVVAIQNAEIYMFDEPSSYLDVKQRLKAAQVVRSLLRPNSYVIVVEHDLSVLDYLSDFICCLYGKPGAYGVVTLPFSVREGINIFLAGFVPTENLRFRDVSLTFKVAETPQESAEEIDTYARYKYPSMTKTQGNFRLRAVEGEFTDSQIIVMLGENGTGKTTFIRMLAGLLKPDTVEDSDVEIPEFNVSYKPQKISPKFPSTVRALLHSKIRDSYTHPQFMSDVMKPLLIEQLMDQEVLNLSGGELQRVALCLCLGKPADIYLIDEPSAYLDSEQRIVASKVIKRFILHAKKTAFIVEHDFIMATYLADRVIVYEGQASIDCTANAPQSLLTGMNLFLSHLDITFRRDPTNYRPRINKLESTKDREQKAAGSYYYLDD